In the Chryseobacterium sp. MYb264 genome, one interval contains:
- a CDS encoding ArnT family glycosyltransferase, protein MNQNQLLWPSQILFLYIGFSIVYVSGLFIPLMENDSAQHASMAMRMALDNDFLNIMKGDSPYLDKPHMHFWLAAISMKMFGISHIAYRIPALLCLALGAFSTKKLTEQLYSNPNMGSVASLIFLSAQTIILSAHDVRTDAVLTGFIIFSLWQFIKFIKTQNILNVIFAGLGTAMAFSSKGLMAIVIIGFCVFAYLLYSREWKKFFNFKIIIAAVSFIVGILPVLYAYHHQFGEEGIRFILFNQSVNRLTASGFEETSPDYSFFFHTLLWAFLPFSLAFYVGVFEKSAFFIKNRFRKIEGAEFLTVGGFWLVMLLFSASKFKLPHYLNGLIAVLAVFTAAYLFDIFKRNNLKKIKVLYIIQLVVVFGTLLGVGLLTYFFTGADNVVMYIVAALIFIYLMMIIFRKENLFKKYVFMSLVFAVGVNIFLNTQFYPVLTQYQGSYKLAQRVNNERIAKDRIFATEGSESWAFDFYTKRNTPRTNIDKLKKGDYFVIYKDVLQSVKRNYKIVLQENDYRITRLSLKFLNPKTRPEQFDTIYLIQILD, encoded by the coding sequence ATGAATCAAAATCAACTGCTGTGGCCGAGTCAAATTTTATTTCTATATATCGGTTTTTCAATAGTTTATGTCTCAGGTTTGTTTATTCCTTTAATGGAGAACGATTCTGCACAACATGCATCCATGGCAATGAGAATGGCTTTGGACAACGATTTTCTGAACATTATGAAGGGAGATTCTCCTTATCTGGACAAGCCGCACATGCATTTTTGGCTGGCGGCGATTTCCATGAAAATGTTTGGGATCAGTCATATCGCTTATAGAATTCCGGCTTTACTATGCCTTGCTTTGGGGGCTTTTTCAACAAAGAAGCTCACGGAGCAGCTCTATAGCAACCCTAATATGGGGAGCGTGGCTTCCTTGATTTTTCTTTCAGCGCAAACGATTATTCTTTCGGCACACGATGTAAGAACAGATGCGGTTTTAACCGGATTTATCATTTTTTCTTTGTGGCAGTTTATAAAATTTATTAAAACTCAGAATATTCTTAATGTTATTTTTGCAGGATTGGGTACGGCGATGGCATTTTCCTCCAAAGGATTAATGGCCATCGTGATCATTGGATTCTGTGTTTTTGCTTATTTATTGTATTCAAGAGAATGGAAAAAATTCTTTAATTTTAAAATAATCATTGCTGCCGTAAGCTTTATCGTCGGTATTTTACCGGTTTTATATGCTTATCATCATCAGTTTGGGGAAGAGGGAATTCGTTTTATTTTATTTAATCAAAGTGTGAACAGGTTAACGGCTTCAGGATTTGAAGAAACAAGTCCGGATTATTCTTTCTTTTTCCATACTTTATTATGGGCGTTTTTACCGTTTTCATTGGCTTTTTATGTTGGAGTTTTTGAAAAATCAGCATTTTTTATTAAAAACAGATTCAGAAAAATCGAAGGAGCAGAGTTTTTAACTGTAGGTGGATTCTGGCTGGTGATGTTACTTTTTTCGGCTTCCAAATTTAAACTTCCTCATTATTTAAATGGTTTAATTGCTGTGTTGGCTGTTTTTACCGCCGCTTATTTATTTGATATTTTTAAACGGAATAATTTAAAGAAGATCAAAGTTTTGTATATCATTCAATTGGTGGTGGTTTTCGGAACTTTATTGGGCGTTGGTTTGCTGACCTATTTTTTCACTGGTGCTGATAATGTGGTGATGTATATCGTAGCGGCTCTGATTTTTATTTATTTAATGATGATCATTTTCAGGAAAGAAAATCTGTTCAAGAAGTATGTTTTCATGTCTTTGGTTTTCGCGGTTGGAGTCAATATTTTTCTGAATACACAGTTTTATCCTGTTCTTACCCAATATCAGGGGAGTTATAAACTGGCACAACGTGTGAATAACGAAAGGATAGCAAAGGATAGAATTTTTGCAACGGAAGGCTCTGAATCCTGGGCTTTTGATTTTTACACCAAAAGAAATACTCCAAGAACGAATATAGATAAGCTGAAAAAGGGGGATTATTTTGTTATTTATAAAGATGTTTTACAATCGGTAAAAAGGAATTATAAAATTGTTTTGCAGGAAAATGATTACCGGATTACAAGACTTTCCTTGAAATTTCTAAATCCTAAAACACGACCTGAACAGTTTGATACCATCTATTTGATTCAAATATTAGATTAA
- a CDS encoding glycosyltransferase family 2 protein, translating to MDHNKFYSLVIPMYNEEGNAGLLIDRIREAMNGYPYELILIDDNSKDGTVKEINEKNDPNVVLIQLKKNYGQSSAMMAGFDYATGDYVITLDGDLQNDPSDIPAMVDLLESGDYDLVVGKRQKRKDSSVRTIPSRIANFIIKRSTKLNISDQGCALKVFTNETAKDLNLYGENHRFISLMAHLNGARIAEMPVKHHARQFGVSKYGMNRTFKVINDLLLVLFNQKYLSKPIYLFGNIGLAAFVLGMLINTYLFIVKLMGHDIGGRPLLILGVLLAFIGIQFFTTGIIIDMLMKTYYESQSKRPFNIRKITNFGESKA from the coding sequence ATGGATCATAATAAATTTTACTCTCTGGTCATCCCAATGTATAATGAAGAAGGTAATGCCGGACTGCTTATCGATCGCATCCGTGAAGCCATGAACGGCTATCCATATGAATTGATTCTGATTGATGACAATTCAAAAGACGGCACTGTGAAAGAAATTAATGAAAAAAATGATCCAAATGTAGTGTTGATCCAGCTGAAGAAAAATTATGGTCAGAGTTCAGCGATGATGGCCGGTTTCGATTATGCAACGGGCGATTATGTGATTACACTGGATGGAGATCTGCAGAATGATCCAAGCGATATTCCCGCGATGGTAGACCTTCTTGAAAGTGGAGATTACGATTTGGTGGTAGGAAAACGTCAGAAAAGAAAAGACTCTTCTGTGAGAACCATTCCTTCCCGAATTGCCAATTTTATTATTAAAAGATCAACAAAACTTAATATTTCAGATCAGGGTTGTGCCTTGAAAGTGTTTACTAATGAGACGGCAAAAGATCTGAATCTATATGGTGAAAACCACCGTTTCATCAGCTTAATGGCGCATTTAAACGGAGCGAGAATTGCCGAAATGCCGGTAAAGCACCACGCAAGACAGTTTGGTGTTTCAAAATACGGGATGAACAGGACGTTTAAGGTAATCAATGACCTGCTTTTGGTTTTATTCAATCAAAAATATCTTTCAAAACCCATTTATCTTTTCGGAAATATCGGTTTGGCAGCTTTCGTACTTGGAATGCTGATCAACACTTACCTTTTCATCGTAAAACTAATGGGACACGATATCGGCGGCCGACCTTTATTAATTTTAGGTGTGCTTTTAGCCTTCATCGGAATTCAGTTTTTCACCACCGGTATTATTATTGATATGTTGATGAAAACCTACTACGAATCTCAAAGCAAACGACCTTTCAATATCAGAAAAATTACAAATTTTGGAGAAAGCAAAGCTTAA
- a CDS encoding lysylphosphatidylglycerol synthase transmembrane domain-containing protein, with amino-acid sequence MEKAKLKKILINAVKILVSVALLYFVFKKIPFRDVAKLWSTLHVGYVILAAIFFLASQVLSTKRLEFYFHSNNFNLDFRSNLELYFLGMFYNFFIPGGIGGDAYKVYILNKKFGWGAKKITSALFNDRLSGLLAICVLILFSAAFLFEIKWLWLIIILILAGIAFTYFLTKKIFSTYTGIFFKSFSLSIIVQLLQVICFILIMKSLGMNDNFTIYTVTFLGSSVLSLISFAGIGVREMLFLQASKYFDFNPSISVSASLLFTVITAFFSFFGIIFQLRKLNLKLTEK; translated from the coding sequence TTGGAGAAAGCAAAGCTTAAAAAAATTCTGATCAATGCGGTAAAAATTCTGGTCAGCGTTGCCTTATTGTATTTTGTTTTCAAAAAAATACCGTTTCGCGATGTGGCCAAACTTTGGTCTACTTTACACGTAGGATACGTTATTTTGGCAGCGATTTTCTTTTTGGCTTCACAGGTTTTATCCACAAAAAGACTTGAATTTTATTTTCATTCAAATAATTTCAACCTGGATTTCAGAAGTAATCTGGAACTTTACTTTTTGGGAATGTTCTACAATTTCTTCATTCCCGGGGGAATTGGCGGTGATGCATACAAAGTATATATTCTGAATAAAAAATTTGGCTGGGGCGCAAAAAAAATCACGTCTGCTCTTTTCAACGACCGATTGAGTGGTCTTTTAGCAATCTGTGTCCTGATTTTATTTTCAGCAGCATTTTTGTTTGAAATTAAATGGCTTTGGCTGATTATTATTTTGATTCTGGCGGGAATTGCGTTTACCTATTTTCTGACCAAAAAAATATTTTCAACCTACACTGGAATTTTCTTTAAATCATTTTCATTATCGATCATTGTTCAGCTTTTACAGGTAATTTGCTTTATTTTGATCATGAAAAGCTTGGGTATGAATGATAATTTCACGATCTATACCGTTACTTTTTTAGGAAGTTCTGTATTGAGTCTCATTTCTTTTGCCGGAATCGGAGTTCGGGAAATGCTGTTTCTTCAGGCTTCGAAATACTTTGATTTCAATCCTTCCATTTCAGTATCTGCGTCTTTACTTTTTACGGTAATTACGGCATTTTTTTCTTTTTTTGGAATTATATTTCAACTGAGAAAGTTAAATTTAAAACTTACAGAAAAATAA
- a CDS encoding CDP-alcohol phosphatidyltransferase family protein: protein MNFIKNNLANALTLGNLFAGCVGAIHLILGDYQTTAICLILSSIFDFFDGFVARAVKSNSNLGLQLDSLADMVSFGVIPGLTMFKALEPFGSEILGINLFFEIKYIGLIVTVFSCLRLAIFNLDEEQRYYFKGLNTPTNTVLLFGLYYAFKEMNAFSFLFENAALLIALTLLTSWLLISPVKMMAMKFKSKKLQDNYSKIVLLGGGIAILAIFQIVGIPMLVIYYILVSIIFQKQL from the coding sequence ATGAATTTTATAAAAAATAATCTGGCGAATGCCTTAACCTTAGGAAATCTTTTTGCAGGATGTGTGGGAGCCATTCATCTGATCTTGGGAGATTATCAAACGACTGCAATTTGTCTGATTCTTTCCTCTATTTTTGATTTTTTCGACGGTTTTGTGGCAAGAGCAGTAAAATCCAATTCAAACCTTGGGCTTCAGCTGGATTCTTTGGCAGATATGGTGAGTTTCGGAGTTATTCCCGGGCTGACAATGTTCAAAGCTTTGGAACCTTTCGGAAGTGAAATATTAGGAATCAATTTATTTTTTGAGATTAAATATATCGGTTTAATTGTTACCGTATTTTCATGTTTAAGATTGGCTATTTTTAATCTTGATGAAGAACAGCGATATTATTTTAAAGGCTTAAATACGCCGACGAACACTGTTTTATTATTCGGATTATATTATGCTTTTAAAGAAATGAATGCCTTCAGCTTTTTATTTGAAAACGCTGCATTGTTGATCGCATTAACCCTTCTTACGTCATGGCTTCTGATCAGTCCGGTAAAAATGATGGCGATGAAATTTAAATCGAAAAAACTACAGGATAATTATTCCAAAATTGTACTTTTAGGAGGCGGAATTGCTATTTTAGCAATATTCCAGATCGTAGGAATTCCTATGCTTGTTATTTATTATATATTAGTATCAATTATATTTCAGAAACAGCTGTAA
- a CDS encoding exonuclease domain-containing protein: protein MNLKLHKPLCIFDLETTGTNIGKDRIVEICILKVNPDASRESKTWRVNPEMPIPKESSEIHGIYDEDIKDAPTFREIASKVMEMIAGADLGGFNSNRFDVPLLAEELLRVEMDFDLSKFKLVDAQTIFHKKEPRNLGAAYQFYCGKTLENAHSAEADVMATFEVLDAQIGKYDDIPNEIAALSEFTFHNKNADLAGFIGYNDKNEEVFNFGKYKGQAVKAVFQKDLGYFGWLQNADFPLYTKKVLTKIQLSSKF from the coding sequence ATGAACTTAAAATTACATAAACCTCTTTGTATCTTTGATTTAGAAACAACAGGAACCAATATCGGAAAAGACAGAATTGTGGAGATCTGTATTTTAAAAGTAAATCCGGATGCATCGAGAGAGAGTAAAACATGGAGAGTGAATCCCGAAATGCCTATTCCGAAAGAAAGCAGCGAGATTCACGGGATTTATGATGAAGATATAAAAGACGCTCCTACTTTCAGGGAAATTGCATCAAAAGTAATGGAAATGATTGCTGGTGCTGACTTGGGAGGTTTCAATTCAAACCGATTTGATGTTCCTTTATTGGCAGAAGAGTTATTGAGAGTGGAAATGGATTTTGATTTAAGTAAATTTAAATTAGTAGATGCCCAAACAATTTTCCATAAAAAAGAACCTAGAAACCTTGGAGCTGCTTATCAGTTTTACTGTGGAAAAACATTGGAAAATGCCCACTCCGCAGAAGCTGATGTAATGGCGACTTTCGAAGTGTTAGACGCCCAAATCGGGAAATATGATGACATTCCGAATGAAATTGCGGCATTAAGTGAATTTACCTTTCATAATAAAAATGCCGACTTGGCAGGATTCATCGGCTACAACGATAAAAACGAAGAGGTTTTCAACTTCGGAAAATATAAAGGACAGGCTGTAAAAGCTGTTTTTCAGAAAGACTTAGGCTATTTCGGATGGTTGCAAAACGCTGATTTCCCTCTTTATACGAAAAAAGTTCTGACTAAAATTCAACTTTCAAGTAAATTTTAA
- a CDS encoding putative signal transducing protein, protein MSELVTFKFYETALQANRDKQILAESGINSFIANEQLIQSDWLLSQAVGGIQLQVFDEDLEKAKKVLEDYRENEEFSLEVEHTIESPEFDFVCPKCGSNHIYRDDSATSFFGVSILKSHKFICYYCGNEFVH, encoded by the coding sequence ATGAGCGAGCTGGTTACATTTAAATTTTACGAAACGGCTCTTCAGGCCAACAGAGACAAGCAGATTCTGGCTGAAAGTGGCATCAACAGCTTTATTGCTAATGAACAGCTGATTCAGTCGGATTGGTTGCTTTCTCAGGCGGTGGGCGGCATTCAGCTACAGGTTTTCGATGAAGATTTGGAAAAAGCTAAAAAAGTACTGGAAGACTACAGGGAAAATGAAGAATTTTCTCTGGAAGTAGAACATACGATTGAAAGCCCGGAATTTGATTTTGTTTGTCCGAAATGTGGTTCCAATCATATTTACAGAGATGATAGCGCAACGAGCTTCTTTGGGGTTTCTATTCTGAAAAGCCATAAGTTCATTTGCTATTATTGTGGGAATGAGTTTGTGCATTGA